The following nucleotide sequence is from Eschrichtius robustus isolate mEscRob2 chromosome 10, mEscRob2.pri, whole genome shotgun sequence.
CAGCTTCGCAAGACCAGCTCCctcatttttccttcatttaatcCATGTATGATCAGTtttgaggagagaggaaagaagtcaCACCCACCAGCTCACAAGTGACTGGCAACCAGAACCCCAGTTGCTAGAACACTAACCCTGTCTGGGAGGATGAGCAAGATCAGTCTTGCTGAGCATCCGTCTGGGTGATAGATCCACTCAGGCAATGAGAAGGGTACTTTAAGAAAACTAGAATTAAAGGAAGGGAATTAGATGATTCCAAAAGATCCTGATCTTACCTGGTTAATAGTAATCGtgatattaaaaagtaataactgAATTTTATTGCTTGCTACTAATGGACTAGCCACTTTCTAAGTTCTTTAAAATTTAGggccttccctggcagtccagtagttaagacacCGAGCTTCCACttcaggaggcacgggttcgatccctggtcggggaactaagatctcgcatgccccgtggcgcagccaaaaagtaggaaaaaaaattaactcaacccTCTCAATAACCCTATCTGGATCAAACTCACTTATACAACTGGAGAGAAATATAAATCTGGACCAATGAACTGTTCCAAATGTACCAAAGATACAAGGGCAAACCTTAGGGTGTTTACAATGATTTGTCTGAAAGCGCCCATTAAAGAAAGTGAAGGCTGCACATGAACGTGATATTTAGGAACCAACGAAATAAGCAGACAGAGGACAGTGAGATGACAAAGGACCCTTATTCCACTTCAGGTGCCAAAGGGTTACTGTCTATGGTTTTGTAGGGCTACATGGGGTATGGTCTGAGTCAACTGAACTCACTTTAGGTTCTAATCAAAATAGACAAAATCACTATTAAGTAGTTAGAAGGGAATAGATTTTTCTgcctattggaaaaaaaaaaaaaaggaagtttccTACTGGCCTAGTGGTTACGATCCGGCACTCTCACTACTgtggcccggattcaatccccggtgggggaactgagatcacACAAGCCACGCAGCGCCAAGTCTAAGATTTCGTGAGTGATTTCTTCCATGAAATATAGTAAAGTAACTTTATTAACCCTAGAAGAGCTGAGCCCTGGAATCTATGTATTTTTAACGCTTGAGTTTTCTTgtgagtttaagaaaaaaaaaaaaaagcacctaacAATTTCTAGCCATGTGAGCTCTGACGTTTCTCCTTCAGGATGACAACTAAAAAGTCACTCACCATCTGGTTCTACAAGAATAGTCATTAGCCACAGCAGTCCCTGACCCCAACACGCCCTGacaggagttcagggtggagatcaggaatgggGCACTctctgctctgggaaaactgacagAATAGGCCTGCAGAGAGTTAGATAATTTCCTGAGAAAATTCTGTGAATCCAATTTTTTGCAACTtctcatacttagaaaagcactaaaatcatgaaTAGTGACAAATGCGCctcatgactagcagcaaccttctaccaAGATGTGTCCTTGATTGCACGTATCCCCTTCACCACAATCACGTATATACTGATGTCCCCATTATGTCCTTGGAGCAGTTCGTCAGAGCTGACTGAGAGGCTGTCctccaggctatagtcctcagtaagtcctCCCAAAAAACTGAACTCCCAGCTCttatgttgtcatttgtttccagtcaACAAGGACCTCACTGATTTCCCAGAAGATCTCCTCAGGTCAGCCTGCTGTTCTCATTCTCAATGAAGACACCTCCATTTCTCACCTACAGTCCAGACTGGACATCCTTTTGTTTACTGATAGAGTCCAAATAAGAATCTCTACTCTTTATTGTTCCAACTATTGGTTAAGATGTGGGTACCGAAGAGGCCTTATGTATGACCAAGACGGAAGAGCATACGTGCTTCCTAGACAGAAGCAGTGAAGGTTTTTAATGGGCTCCTTAGCAGGGAGAGTCTGGCTTGAACTCCAGAGTCACCCTCATGGCCTTGTACAGTtgtctttatttaaatttctagCCTCAGCCCATTAAAACATCATAAGATAATACTgaagaattgaaataaaaatattatttaaaaaatgatttgttaATAAAATGATGTTTTTAGCAGTAATATAGGAATGGTTTCTGCTTGTTTTAGGACCCTAATCCTTAGGAAGGTTTCCAAACCTCTAAATGTACTTTAAATGTCCTTCTGACTTTAAAATACCTACTCAGTGCTGTATGCACCAActggaaagaacagaaagatgaTTGATCCATCAGTGCCCTCTTTCCAAATTgcctaaattaaataaatgaatttccaCTTAGCTCTGTGTTGCTTTTAGAAATTGTGACCTTCCAGTGTGCATGTTGCTGATACCTGCCCTGCTGGAAAGGCTCTACCCCAGTTGTtgctaaatatattaaaatcccTGCCTGTGTCCCTTCTATTCaagcatgttttattttgtttgtctttcaaaGGGGCAAAGACATCATGATGGAATGTATGAAGTTTCTTGGATTGCATTGTCCCCAGGAATATCCTTCCCTGCTCTGTGATAACTTGCTGGGTCCTAAGGACGAAACAAGTTTGCAGCTGGCACTGAGTAACCCTCGTCCCTTCCAAGACTCTGCAGGCTGCTGTGGTATCAGTGCTGGGGACACTGCTAGTGGCCACGTCCTTCTGGGAGAACTCTGTGCTATCGCACGCACCTCaatcttttcttctctgaaaagGAATGTTCTGGAGAAACACTTGCCTCAGTGCAGCTCATCTGTGTCCTTCCATGTCCTGAGGACCTGCCGCTGTTCCAGTGAACGCTTTCAACATCTCTGTTCTCCTTCCAAGTTCTCAAGCTGCTGCTGCCTTTCAACTCCATGTTTCCTGCGCTTTGGGCTTTTTGAACAAATAAGAGTCCTGAAGCAGGTGAGTTCCTCCTAGTGCAGTCAGCACGTGGAAGTGCGCAAATAGAGGCACAGGTGAGCTCCTGGATTCTCCACCATTGTTCATTGTTGGGCAGGGTGCCATCTATTCGCTGTGTTTCTCTGGGAGCCTGGACAGTCTGGACCTGCAGTGCTTGGCAGGCGGAGAGGGTGGAGCCATATGAGAGCTTCTGACAAACCTAGAACTTTCACTCAGCTTCTGCTTTCCATTGGTGGCTTTGTAGTCttaaggggaaattgacagccaGAAACCCTAATGGAGAAGGAAACAGCTGTATGAATGGGCACTACAGCTTAATGCAGAGTGAATGGGGAAAGTACACTATGGATTTGTACACTGGGAGGAACTGAACGCTTGTGATATTTTAGTGAAAGAATGGGATCCAGGAAAACAGAGAGGAAGGGGAATTGTGCCATGTATCAGAATCAGCAGATAGATGTATGGTATATTATATATggtatattttatatgtagcaTATTTTATACTATGTATTcctatatatgtaccatatatgtatagtattatatatAAAGTTACATACAATTGATGACACACTTTCTCCCAGTTCTGTTTTTTAGGCTGTCATTGTTTTGCAGTCAGtgacagagagagggggaggagaattCATTATTCCCATTTAGACCTATATGAAAAATATAGGAAACAACACACTACCTGTTTAGCCCTCACTCTGTGGATGATACTCTGCTAAGTGTTCTGAAATATCCTGGTTGGCCTAATATTCAATACAACTCTAGGAATAGTTTCCCTACTTTatatttgaggaaactgaggctcagggaagttaagtGATTCCCCAGCATCATACATGTGTCCTGGCAGAATCTAGACTCAATGCAGAAACCCATATCACATATAAATAATTCTTTAACTTCCATCCTCTGTAATTCTCaagccttttgttttcttcttgggtgcTTTCTGAAGATCATTTTTCCCTGGTTGACTCCTAAGTGCACTGGCTACTCCACCTTTGTGCCCTCTGCagactctccttctctttctccctcttaaaAGTTGAAGGTCCTCATGAACTTTCGGTCATCATCTCGTTCTACGCTCTACTCCTAAGGAACGACATCCACATATGCTGCTACCAGTGGGAAGTCTGTCTTTAGATGTTTCTTGGCCACTTTATAGAGTCCGTCTGCTTTCTCCCCTTCTTGAGATGCCTCATTCCAGATTCTGGTGAGAGAATCCCCTTTTCACTATCTCTGATTGTAATAGGAAACTTAATTGAAATAATTTAGCATGATTActgtttttatatcttttatctCTTCCAAACTGAACTCTCCAGAAGAATAGgtttggcattttcttttttcacctcTGTATTCTCAGAACTATCATATATCCGATATAGAaatatgaagttttaaaatataacctgggacttccctgctggtgcagtggttaagaatccacctgccatcgcaggggacacgggttcgatccctggtccgggtagatcccacatgccacggagcaactaagcccatgggccacaactaccgagcctgtgctctagagcccgcgagccacaactactgagcccatgcgccacagctactgaagcccgcatgaactagagcccatgtgccacaactactgagcccacgtgccgcaactactgaaacccgtgctgcacaacaagagaagctatcgcaatgagaagccctcgcatcacaacgaagagtagcccctgctcgccacagctagagaaagcctgcacacagcaacaaagacccagcatggcgaaaaataaataaaattttaaaaaataaagtaaaatataaaccactgaaataaatgaatgatgagaATGACGAGTAGAATTTATCATCCATGTTTCAGTATGCCTTGCAAACTAAAGCTACTTCTTTTTGCAAGAATAAAAAAATTCCAGATGTCATCTGGGGGAGAGTTTCataaattaaacaagaaaataatttgaaacaatATAGAGGTaagcatattttattatattgaatACAGTATAAAGTTGAACATGATATTATATgaacaaaactattttaaataccATACATAGTATGACTGAGATAAAGTAGAAGAATAAATAGGTGACTACATTAGAGCCCTTTGCACTTTAATCACTATCATTTGGACTCCTGGTCTGATCATTTCTAAATCTCTACTGTATACGAGTCTAGTTCTGatacttgctctgtctcttcaaactgtgtttttcaCCTTTTAGTATGGTAAGTTTCTGTTGAAAGTTGAACATGATGTATGGGGTAAAAGGAACTGAGGTAAATTGGCCTTTAGGGTGAGGATTTACATTTATCTTGCTAGGAGGTTGACTGTGTTTACTTCTAGTCCTGGGCTCTGTTTCTGCCCTCTTTACTTTCCATATCAGCCAAGCTGGCTTATCCTTTGGGATTGGTCTTCTTGAAAATAGATTTATTAGACCTGTTTGACAAGTAACCACCATAGGAGACAGGTCTATATCTTGTTCACCATTGTATCATTAGTACAGAGTTCATAATAATTACTCCAAATAATTATTAACAAAGAGTATTCTTAGATTTTCCATTAGACCTCCCATCAGAAGCTTCTACTGGCCTCACATCGGAACCTTATATTGAAGTAATTATTAAGCATCATTAGATGATCCAGTACATTTCTACTGAGCCTCTTGGTTCATCCTTCTCCATCTCACAGTGAAGACGCAGGGTGGTGAAAATGTAGGGCATAGGATGCTAGATAAAATTAGCCTTCTCTGCTTTCCTGGTGTCAGAGTCTTTGTAATGTTTTACGTTCTTTTTCATTTAGTATTTTTCTGGGCAGGGGTTGTCTTGCTACTACTGAATTACTTTCTTTATCATCTTGAGTTGAGTAGCTTAAGAGGGAAgcaaaaatggaaacataaagGGCCCATACCATGATTTTCCATAATGTTCAATACATCATTGATTTGCTTCTCCATTCAACTTTCGTGGAAAGCTGTCCTTGCATTTGATGTACTGaggtaaaaggaaaacaaatgcaaGTCTGACTATGATGAGACTGAAAGAAGTAAAGTGACTCCCCAGGTGAAATAATGACAATGGAAGTTCTTCTCTTGTTACCCTTCCGCTTGCTCCAGTATGGGTTCTGCTGATTAATTTCAGCAAATCAGCTCTCACTAAGGTCAGTCCTATCTGTTTCCCTTGTAGTGGATGGTTTCAAGCGCAGAGCAGCTTACTGACATTCAACATCATATTCATCAAGGTAATGATACATTATCACTGTAAGTGATTAAATGTCAGGATTTAAAGTAAATCAAATCTTGAACATTGATATGAGTTTTCAATACATCAAATCCACGAAATCTCTTCAGaagcaaaaaatatttcaaaaagggaaaacaatgcagagaaaaaaataatccacaTCCATTCTAGGTTCCACCCTATGTCTCTCCTCCAATTCAGATGGCAAATATCTCAAACctattttctgtatatattgTCATTCCCTTCTCTTATTCATCCTTCCACCTTCTCCACTATGGTTTCTGCTGATTAATTCTACCAAACAAGCTCTCACTAAATGGGCAATGCCATCTCTTTTCCCAATGTAGGAGCACTTTCTATCTACGTTTTCACGAATGCATTGAATCTTCTAAGCAGTTTCAGTCTTTCAGACATGGTCTTCTCACCACTCTCTCTTGTCCTGTTAACATATGGCCATTCCCCTTGCTTTCCTTTGTGGCGTTCCCTCCCTTTTAAGGTTAAGGTCATAGGATTCAATTTTCAGTCCTTTTCTCATTCGATACTCTCCTCCTATTTGATCACTTCTTCTGTTCCATGCTTTACACTTCATGGAATTGCTTATAAATTGCCATCTCCAGTATCCAATGGACATTTGCACTGAAATGTCTACTAGTTGACTATAGGTAATATCTACTGCTTTAATTTCTATATCCTCGCATGACATGATCCACCTTCTGCTGGGGGAATTCCCTTTTCCCGCCTTCTCACTGTAGCACCAAATTTAACTGATATTAATTTCTACTACAAATtagtactattttaaaaataattaaatttaaccgtgaattaactgattttttaaaaatatttatttatttatttggctgcgccaggtcttagttgcggcacacgggatcttcattgctgcgtgcaggatcttcattgcggcattcAGGATCTTTGGTTGCAGCattcaggatcttttagttgcttgcggcatgtgggctcttagttgcggcatgcaggatctagttccctgaccagggatggaagccgggccccctgtattgggagagcagagtcttaaccactggaccaccagggaagtccctgtattaacTGATGATGGTTTTTAGGTTActttcctctaaaaaaaaaaaaaaaatcaaagttaccCGAAGCAGAATTGGATTAGTTACGTTCACCTCTAGGTCCTGAGGGCAACACACGACCTGGCTAGAGgaagtctatttttatttttaacgtgAAAATCGTAATGATGGGTCAAGGAATTGTAACATACATTCTTTAATCAGGTTGCACGTTCAGTCttggtgtttcttttttaaagaaaaaaagcaaaacaggaaGTTTTCTATAGTAAGAAtttaatgaatgaagaaaaatgataaactgaCTAAATACAAAGTATGTATTTTTTCTCTTAACCACAATGTATACATGCACATAATATTAtatgaacaaaaataatttaaatctttATAAATAGTGAAATAAGTATTAAacttgataaataaatatttaagtagataaataaatagatagatcaGCATGGGCATCTGTGATGGACTAGTGCCTGTAGAGTAGAACATCATGTTGCTTAATATTCCTGAAAACACTTGACAAATTAATTCAATTCAGGGCGTGATGAGAGCAGAAACGAGAGTCTTTGACATGGCAGCACAGGTGGAAGTGTGGTCTTGTTAGGCAGTGAGAATCATTTCCGTGTTGAAGCAGGTGTGTGTCACTCCTTCCTCCTGAGTCTTTCTTGCAAGTTTGTTGATGAAGAGAAGGATCTCATGACTTCTGCCCTGACAATCTCCCAGGCACAAGGGCTGTATTTCTTCTCTTGCAGATAGACAGTGATTCTGTGGAAGTATTTCCTCACAGCCAGGATGGAGTCCTCCTTCAGCAGGGGAGTCCCTTCCAGCCCCGCCTCCTGCATCACACAGGCTTGCAGGTCAGTGAGCTGCTGAGAAAGTGCAGTGCAGAACTTGTCCAGGAGGGTCTCATCCCAAGCGGCAGCCGAGCCCTCCGTGCTGAAGAGCCGGAAGGTCTGCTGGATCGTCTCATGGACGACAGCGATGGCTTGAGCCTTCTGGAACTGGTTGCCACCAAACGCCTCCTGGGGGAATCCAAAGTCATTTCTGTCCTTCAGGCAGGAGAAGGGGGAGATTCTCCTCATTTGTTGCAGGAGCATCAGGGCCCTCGTGTTAGCCAGGCTGTGGGTCTGAGGCAGGTCGCAGCCCAGAGAGCAGGTGGAGTTGCAGCTGAGCAGCACCAGGACCAGGAGGAAGGACAACGTTGGGGCCATTGGGGACCTTGTAGATGCTGCTGGCCTGGCTGAGGTGGGGACTCTGTGAACCCTCCTCTCTAGGTTCTCTGAAGACCTTCCTTCAGGCCTGGGTCTTAAATAGGGacatattcatttccattttctgaatGTTTCTTCTTACTTTCtacttctgtttttgcttttcaatTTGCACTCTCCAGATAGGTTAGGGCAGCGTTTCTCAACCACTGTTTCTCATCCTTGCCTCCCCTTCTCCTGCCCACAGAGCCTTTTTAGatattatttttccatatggCCCCCCTATGAAATTTTGATACACAGATATACTGTGTCCATCGATATGTACTCCATGCATATCTTTactttataaatagaaaaagaaagtgaaaagtttattctttttattcgaTGCAGGGGTGAGTATGACAAAAAAAATTCAGGCTAAAAATTAACTGTAAAAGCTACTGCAGTTAATTTAACATTTTGGTTAATTGTGtagaatgacttttttttctttttttttttttttataaatttatttatttaatttattcattttcggctgcgttgggtcttcgttactgtgcgtgggccctctccagttgcggtgagcggggggccaccctttgttgcggtgtgcgggcctctcactgcagtggcccctcccgctgcggagcacaggctccaggcgcatgggcttcagcagttgtggctcacgagctctagagcgcaggctcagcagctgtggcacacgggcccagccgctccatggcatgtggaatcttcccagaccagggatcaaacccatgccccctgcattggcaggcggactctcaaccactgcgccaccagggaagcccagaatgacTTTTAAggcaatacatttatttaataaataggaATGTATCAAATTacatattcaataaaaatttatactAATACTTCATAAGAATACTAATGtatagatatatttaaaaatctatcaaaACTGCTAAAACCATTGgaaatttaaatgattttcttaacatttatttttaggtaATTATTAGTTTTGATTCATATCATAAAATGATTTCTAACTTCACTAGCTGCTAGATATTCATCTAGATATTGTCAACAACTTTTTCTCTTTAGGACTAGACATAATTATTGATCTCCTAGGTAACTTTTTTAGAATTAAGTAATAAAATACAACCTATTTGTGCTTAATTCCCGATGCCCACATCACACTGAGGCTCAAACATAAGCAAAATCCACAAGACAGACAAGGACAGCTCATAAGTAAGCCAAGCCCACCTCTCACATTATGACTTTGAGTTCAAGCATATGATGGAGAGAAAGTCCTCTAATGAAACATCAAGCCACCAGAGCTTGTAGCAGTGATCCTGCATATTGTGTATCTTCCATGCACTCAATATCAATGCCTCTCATCTCATACACCAGAAAACCCAAAGAGAACAATGAATACAAAGGAATGAGATTTTGCTGGATAGAGTTGAGCTTTGGAGTGCCACCCACCATTGTAGTAGCTGAGATTTGTTCGCACCCCTAAGAACTAATGTTTGCACCCATGGGAGCAATCTGCTCCCCAATGAGAATGCATGATCTAGGAATCATCATCAATTTGAatctttctctgtatttttgcaCTGAATTTCAGATTCCCCAAAGGACTGTCCAAGGTTCCAATCCAAGCCTATTCTtttcaaacaaaagaaaccaTCTTTGTAATTAATTGAGAACTGGATAAATATTGATTGGTATCATGGAAAGAATTAACTTTCAACTCTGATcctgaattcttttattttgcaGTGGATGTTCTGTGGCCTCAGCCCTCTCCAATTCCGATCTTTCAATAAATAATAGGTATGTGACCATCTTTGGCAAATCAGCTCTGTAGCAACTGGGCTCTGTCGTATTCTCTGTGGTATCCTCGGCACCAGGCCCAGTGTAATCACGCCACAAGTCATTTTAACCAAAGCAGTTTCTCAGATGTTTTCCTTCTAATGGAAGGCAGTTACGAATGACCAAGCTATTTTCATTTATCATGGTCATATTTGCCATGATTATAATAGACAGTGGATAGTAGTTCCACTCTATTCCTACTGGTATCAGTCATGCCTACTGAGTTTGTTGCTAAAACCACTAGGATTCTCTTCCCTTTAAGGTGCATATGGCCCTGGGGATTCAAGTTGTAAGAGCAGCACAATTTTCAGCCTTTGCCCGGCACTCTATTAAACTCAGGAGGATGGCCTCGTCGCTAATTTGTCCTCTCCTAGGTCCTGACAGAATATAACCAGCTTGGTGTCACATACAGAGCCACATATCTGAACTCACACTCTCCCTGATTCACACAGGTCACAGCAACCAGACAATTAACCACGTTACTCTTCGGTGGATCTTTACAGATGTGGCAATGACTACCTATATACTGAGATTCTTTGGAGACTCCTCACAAAGACTGATGAACGATCATTTTCATCCTGTGTCTTCACTCCCTTCCAAGGGACGATGGGGTCCATTTCAGTTGGATTTCCAAATTTTGACACATAATAATTAAAGCATTACTGCAGGTTGAAAATCAAGAGTTTGGATTCTGAGTCCTCGGTCTGCTCTTTTGGCCTGATAAATTGCTCATTCTTCTTtatttacatgaatatattctcTCTTCTGGATGCCAAGACATGTAGCCTTCAATGCCCTTTCTGGTCTGAATGTTTCCATCCCCACAAAATTCGtatttggaagtcctaacccccaaagtgatggtatcaGGTGGCGGGCCCTTTAGGACTTGATTAGGGTGTGAAGATGGAGGCCTCacgaatggaattagtgcccttatcaaAGAGGTCAGAGATAAATGCCTCCCTCTCCTGCTGTATGATGATACAAGGAGAACTCTGCAGTGTGAGACgtgaagcaggctctcaccagaactgGACCACGCTGACAGCCCGATCTTGGATTTCCAGACTCTGCAGCTGTGAGCAATACATTTCTGCTCTTT
It contains:
- the LOC137769890 gene encoding interferon alpha-1-like, with amino-acid sequence MAPTLSFLLVLVLLSCNSTCSLGCDLPQTHSLANTRALMLLQQMRRISPFSCLKDRNDFGFPQEAFGGNQFQKAQAIAVVHETIQQTFRLFSTEGSAAAWDETLLDKFCTALSQQLTDLQACVMQEAGLEGTPLLKEDSILAVRKYFHRITVYLQEKKYSPCAWEIVRAEVMRSFSSSTNLQERLRRKE